A DNA window from Cydia splendana chromosome 24, ilCydSple1.2, whole genome shotgun sequence contains the following coding sequences:
- the LOC134802124 gene encoding zinc finger protein 761-like, whose product MDNITHLNTPGFSGGQKSSGSTTVLNTCICCLAINIPLVKLTNCKHVEFFEYILEVKLEYLATFVCYACHGTLRDIYQFKRQVQYSLSNLKKQVKNLNRNNTKLSKLTKADIEIFHTQNSKPLEKEVVKIKTEVKIEIEQRCSDADPLAMIKEKDRGPITPFFLNRNPENDIPLWTISEKQRDPNTPFFSNMGPVIVPLPPKDPNISFFSHPYRIQDPRIIPIPVIQQKHKDPNVSYFPHMDPQSLEIVSLPVIQEKLNPNISFLSRDLVTDDPLWVRTARNKDPNTPFLLHRAPENNVPLQGITENNTDSNISHFPHRNPENNDNNVRLQGITENNTDPNISHFLHRAPESVPLQGIAENNTDPNISLFSHRAPENNVRLQGITENNTDPNISHFSQRAQESVPLQGITQKPKDPNTPYFRKKYQGKIKLVDLNEEEMWEERRKDAAKERYLKLPYKCESCIHGFSVQPHLEGHMERKHTETSGSVPCAICKVFTPVALLEKHIKRHYRRVDCGVCGARYNTQNAAEAHYGKMHETSPIHKCEECGHTSNSLRNLRRHRQKHEGKVSCEHCGKQFVSNMGLKDHVQNFHKPSNRTHTCPKCSKVFRASGSFLAHLRTAHGADGGAYCRPCDAHFSTKRSLKIHLKTHSKHTNENDKKLVEFVDTIPRQWGDGDTPFGHSRNKKRYRVSASFLTHLRTAHGADGGAYCRPCDAHFSTKLNLKIHLKTNSKHTNENDKKFVCSECDARFFTEPKLREHIEWKHRNNDRHKCDECDKVCISYIIVGSCVASATRASFVCSECDARFFTEPKLKEHVEWKHRNNDRHKFVCSECDARFFTEPKLREHVEWKHRNNDRHKFVCSECDARFTEPKLREHVEWKHRNNDRHKFVCSECDARFTEPKLREHVEWKHRNNDRHKCDECDKIFKNTSSKRNHIKRVHEQNTLPRDKICDHCGRGFTTMAILRSHIRTHTGERPFKCAHCPATFAHSAALYTHNKLVHKKKKKLT is encoded by the exons atggATAATATAACCCATTTAAATACGCCAGGGTTTAGCGGAGGTCAAAAATCCTCTGGATCGACAACAGTACTGAATACCTGCATTTGTTGTTTGGCAATAAATATTCCGCTGGTGAAATTAACAAATTGTAAACACGTAGAGTTTTTTGAATATATCCTGGAGGTTAAG TTAGAGTACCTAGCAACTTTTGTCTGCTACGCATGTCACGGCACACTCAGGGATATTTACCAGTTCAAGAGACAAGTGCAATATAGTCTTTCAAATCTTAAGAAACAG GTTAAAAACTTAAATCGGAACAACACAAAACTTTCTAAACTCACAAAAGCTGATATAGAAATATTCCATACTCAGAACTCCAAGCCCCTTGAAAAAGAGGTCGTCAAAATAAAAACTGAAGTTAAAATCGAAATTGAACAAAGATGCTCTGATGCTGATCCATTAGCGATGATTAAAGAAAAAGATAGAGGTCCTATAACTCCATTCTTCTTAAATCGGAATCCGGAAAATGATATCCCATTATGGACGATTAGTGAAAAACAGAGAGATCCTAATACTCCATTCTTCTCAAATATGGGTCCGGTGATTGTCCCATTACCGCCTAAAGATCCCAATATTTCATTCTTCTCACATCCATACAGGATCCAGGATCCAAGGATTATCCCAATACCGGTGATTCAACAGAAACATAAAGATCCTAATGTTTCATATTTCCCACATATGGATCCACAATCTCTGGAGATTGTCTCGTTACCGGTGATTCAAGAGAAACTTAATCCTAATATTTCATTCCTCTCAAGGGATCTGGTGACCGATGACCCATTATGGGTGAGGACAGCAAGAAATAAAGATCCTAATACTCCATTCCTTTTACATAGGGCTCCGGAGAATAATGTCCCATTACAGGggattacagaaaacaatacagaTTCTAATATTTCACACTTCCCACATAGGAATCCGGAGAATAATGACAATAATGTCCGATTACAGGggattacagaaaacaatacagaTCCTAACATTTCACACTTCTTACATAGGGCTCCGGAGAGTGTGCCATTGCAGGGGATTGCAGAAAACAATACTGATCCTAACATTTCACTCTTCTCACATAGGGCTCCAGAGAATAATGTCCGATTACAGGggattacagaaaacaatactgATCCTAACATTTCACACTTCTCACAAAGGGCTCAGGAGAGTGTTCCATTACAGGGGATTACACAGAAACCTAAAGATCCTAATACACCCTACTTTCGAAAGAAGTATCAGGGGAAGATTAAGTTAGTGGATTTAAATGAGGAGGAAATGTGGGAGGAGAGAAGAAAAGACGCGGCAAAAGAGAGGTATTTGAAATTGCCGTACAAATGTGAGAGTTGTATCCATGGGTTTTCCGTTCAGCCGCATTTGGAAGGACATATGGAAAGGAAACATACTGAG ACAAGCGGGAGTGTCCCGTGTGCGATATGTAAGGTGTTCACCCCCGTGGCACTATTAGAAAAACACATAAAACGGCACTATAGGAG GGTCGACTGTGGCGTGTGCGGGGCGCGCTACAATACGCAGAACGCAGCAGAGGCGCACTACGGCAAGATGCACGAGACTTCACCTATACACAAGTGCGAAGAATGTGGACATACCTCAAA TTCGCTCCGCAACTTGCGCCGTCACCGTCAGAAGCATGAGGGCAAAGTGAGCTGCGAGCATTGTGGGAAACAGTTTGTCAGCAACATGGGCCTCAAAGACCACGTCCA GAATTTCCACAAACCCTCAAACCGCACGCATACCTGCCCCAAATGCTCCAAAGTGTTCCGGGCGAGCGGCAGCTTCCTGGCTCACTTGCGGACCGCGCACGGGGCCGACGGCGGGGCCTACTGCAGGCCGTGCGACGCGCACTTTAGCACCAAGCGGAGCCTCAAGATCCACCTGAAGACGCACAGCAAACATACCAATGAAAATGATAAAAAGTTAGTAGAATTTGTTGACACTATTCCTCGCCAGTGGGGCGACGGCGACactcctttcgggcattctcgg aacaAAAAAAGGTACCGGGTGAGTGCCAGCTTCCTGACTCACTTGAGGACCGCGCACGGGGCCGACGGCGGGGCCTACTGCAGGCCGTGCGACGCGCACTTTAGCACCAAGCTGAACCTCAAGATCCACCTGAAGACGAACAGCAAACATACCAATGAAAATGATAAAAA ATTCGTGTGTAGCGAGTGTGACGCGCGCTTCTTCACGGAGCCCAAGCTGAGAGAACACATCGAGTGGAAACACCGCAACAACGACCGGCATAAGTGCGACGAGTGCGATAAAGTATGTATTAGCTATATTATTGTAGGTTCGTGTGTAGCGAGTGCGACGCGCGCTTC GTTCGTGTGTAGCGAGTGCGACGCGCGCTTCTTCACGGAGCCCAAGCTGAAGGAACACGTCGAGTGGAAACACCGCAACAACGACCGGCATAA GTTCGTGTGTAGCGAGTGTGACGCGCGCTTCTTCACGGAGCCCAAGCTGAGAGAACACGTCGAGTGGAAACACCGCAACAACGACCGGCATAA GTTCGTGTGTAGCGAGTGCGACGCGCGCTTCACGGAGCCCAAGCTGAGAGAACACGTCGAGTGGAAACACCGCAACAACGACCGGCATAA GTTCGTGTGTAGCGAGTGCGACGCGCGCTTCACGGAGCCCAAGCTGAGAGAACACGTCGAGTGGAAACACCGCAACAACGACCGGCATAAGTGCGACGAGTGCGATAAA ATATTTAAAAACACTTCGTCGAAGAGAAATCACATAAAACGCGTCCACGAACAAAATACACTACCCCGGGATAAGATATGCGACCACTGCGGCCGCGGGTTTACG ACGATGGCGATCCTGCGCTCGCACATCCGCACGCACACCGGCGAGCGGCCGTTCAAGTGCGCGCACTGCCCGGCCACTTTCGCGCACTCCGCCGCGCTTTACACGCACAACAAGCTAGTGCACAAAAAGAAGAAAAAGCTGACGTGA
- the LOC134802372 gene encoding zinc finger protein 814-like, with protein sequence MDDMSHLNMPGFSGGPNSSRSTTVLNTCICCLAINVPLVKLTNCKHVEYFEFVFEFKLEYAVSFVCYACHGTLKDIYQFKRQVEDSLSNLNKQIKNLDQNNTKLSKLTQADIEIFHTQNSEPIEKEVIKPRSYIEIKTEVKIEVEHEYSDPENDIPLSEIKEKEKDPNTPFFVHKHRGKIKLVTLNEDEMWEERRREAAKEKYLKLLYKCESCIVGFDHEPSLKEHMEKRHTETSGSCTCAICKSVLISVASYKEHMRRHYRRVDCGVCGARYNTVTSAQSHYDKMHATSPTKYKCGQCGHTTSSDRGMRYHRESHKTGRVNCDQCGKDFVNNTGLKVHMYTVHKVSNRTYSCKVCSKTYRQRSGLHSHMESAHGAHGGAYCAPCRTHFRTEHNLKHHLNTHSKHTNENDKKFVCTVCEARFILRCQLKNHVDWVHLKNNKHTCDECSKVFKSRPKLRRHINYVHEKKRPPRNKMCDHCGRGFTTMAILRSHIRTHTGERPHVCAHCPATFAHSAALYTHTKLLHTQKTTT encoded by the exons atGGACGATATGTCCCATTTAAATATGCCAGGGTTTAGCGGAGGGCCAAATTCCTCGAGATCGACAACAGTACTAAATACCTGCATTTGTTGTTTGGCTATAAACGTTCCGCTTGTGAAACTTACAAATTGTAAACACGTAGAGTATTTTGAATTTGTCTTTGAATTTAAG TTAGAGTATGCAGTAAGTTTTGTTTGCTACGCATGTCATGGCACACTCAAGGATATTTACCAGTTCAAGAGACAGGTggaagatagtctttcaaatcTTAACAAACAG ATTAAAAACTTGGATCAGAACAACACAAAACTTTCTAAACTCACACAAGCCGACATAGAAATATTCCATACTCAGAACTCAGAGCCAATTGAAAAAGAGGTCATCAAACCAAGAAGCtacattgaaataaaaacagaaGTTAAAATCGAAGTTGAACACGAATACTCTGACCCCGAAAATGATATCCCGTTATCCGAGATAAAagaaaaagagaaagatccTAATACTCCGTTCTTCGTACATAAGCATCGAGGAAAGATTAAACTTGTCACGTTAAATGAAGATGAAATGTGGGAAGAAAGGAGGAGAGAAGCGGCCAAGGAGAAGTATTTGAAATTGCTGTATAAATGTGAGAGTTGCATAGTCGGGTTTGACCATGAGCCGAGTTTGAAAGAGCATATGGAAAAGAGACATACTGAG ACAAGCGGAAGTTGTACATGTGCGATATGTAAATCGGTGCTCATTTCTGTAGCGTCCTACAAGGAACACATGAGACGGCACTATCGGAG GGTCGACTGTGGCGTGTGCGGGGCGCGCTACAATACGGTCACGTCTGCGCAGTCCCACTACGACAAGATGCATGCGACTTCACCGACTAAGTACAAGTGCGGGCAATGTGGACATACTACATC TTCGGACCGCGGCATGCGCTACCATCGTGAATCGCACAAGACGGGTAGAGTGAACTGCGACCAATGTGGTAAAGACTTCGTGAACAACACCGGCCTCAAAGTGCACATGTA CACAGTCCACAAAGTCTCCAATCGCACGTACTCTTGCAAAGTGTGCTCCAAGACCTACCGGCAGCGCTCCGGCCTCCACTCCCACATGGAGTCCGCGCACGGGGCCCACGGCGGGGCCTACTGCGCGCCGTGCCGCACGCACTTCCGCACCGAACACAATCTGAAGCACCACCTCAATACGCACAGCAAACATACCAATGAGAATGATAAAAA ATTCGTGTGTACCGTGTGCGAGGCGCGCTTCATATTGAGGTGCCAGCTGAAAAACCATGTCGATTGGGTGCACCTCAAAAACAACAAGCATACGTGCGACGAGTGCAGTAAG GTATTCAAGAGCCGCCCTAAGCTGAGACGCCATATAAACTACGTTCATGAGAAGAAGAGGCCGCCACGGAATAAGATGTGCGACCACTGCGGCCGCGGGTTCACG ACGATGGCGATCCTGCGCTCGCACATCCGCACGCACACCGGCGAGCGGCCGCACGTGTGCGCGCACTGCCCGGCCACTTTCGCGCACTCCGCGGCCCTGTACACGCACACCAAGCTGCTGCACACACAGAAAACTACGACTTGA